Genomic window (Geoalkalibacter ferrihydriticus DSM 17813):
CGGGTGCCGCCTTGGCCGCGCCCTCCTTGAAGCCCATGGAGCCGGCAATCTTGAATGCCATCTCGGAGGAGTCGACATCATGATAAGAACCATCGAAAACGGTAACCTGCACATCCACCAGGGGAAAGCCGGCGACAACACCATTCTGCGCGGCCTCTTCGGCCCCCTTGCCAACGGCGGGGATATATTCGCGAGGGATGACGCCACCCTTGATCTGATCAACAAACTTAAAGCCCGAACCCGGCTCAAGCGGCTCGATGCGCAACCAGCAATGGCCATACTGCCCACGCCCGCCGGACTGCCGGACGAACTTGCCCTCCACCTCGACATTGCGAGTGATCGTTTCCCGGTAAGCAACCTGGGGCGCGCCAATATTAGCCCCAACCTTGAATTCGCGCAACATCCGATCAACAATAATCTCGAGATGCAACTCGCCCATCCCGGAGAGAATGGTCTGGCCGGTCTCCTCATCGGTATGGATGCGCAAAGACGGGTCTTCCTGTCCCAATTTACCCAGGGCGACGCCCATCTTTTCCTGATCAGTCTTGGTCTTAGGCTCGACGGCAATACTGATGACCGGCTCGGGAAATTCCATGGCTTCAAGCAAACAAGGCGCCTTATCGTCACAGAGGGTGTCGCCGGTGGTTGTATACTTCAAGCCGACAGCTGCGGCGATGTCGCCAGAGTAGACCAACTTGATCTCTTCTCGCTTGTTGGCATGCATCTTAAGCAGACGGCCGAAACGCTCTTTTTTTTCTTTCGTCGTATTGATCACGCCGGCACCGGACTCGGCCACCCCGGAATACACCCGGAAGAAAGTCAGCTGCCCGACGAAAGGGTCGGTCATAATCTTGAAGGCCAAGGCCGCAAAGGGACCGCTGTCATCCGCAGGACGCGTGACCTCGGAACCATTATCCGGGTCGATTCCCTTGATGGGGGGAACATCCAAGGGCGAGGGCATGTAATCGATCACGGCATCGAGCAAGGTCTGCACACCCTTGTTCTTAAAAGACGAACCGCAAATAACCGGCACAAAAGCCAGGCCGAGAGTCGCCTTACGTATACCCGACTTGAGCTCGTCAACGGAAAGCTCCTCGCCGCCGAGATACTTCTCCATCAATGCGTCATCAACCGAGGAAACCTCTTCCAGAAGCTTCTCCCGGGCGGCCTGCGCCTCCTCGACCATATCAGCGGGAATGTCGGCAACCTCATACTTCGCGCCGAGAGATTCATCGTCCCACACGATCGCCCGCATTTCAACGAGATCGACCACGCCGCGAAAAGTATCTTCCTTGCCGATCGGCAGCTGCAAAGGCACAGGGTGCGCGCCAAGACGGTCCCGCATCATCTGCAGCCCGCGACCGAAGTCAGCACCCACGCGGTCCATCTTGTTAACGAAGGCCATACGCGGAACCTTGTACTTGTCAGCCTGCCTCCAGACCGTCTCGGACTGCGGCTCGACCCCACCCACGGAACAGAAAACCGCAATCGCCCCATCAAGAACGCGCAAGGAACGCTCAACCTCGATGGTAAAGTCGACGTGACCCGGCGTATCGATGATATTGATGCGATTCTCCCGCCAGAAGCAGGTTGTCGCCGCCGATGTGATGGTAATTCCA
Coding sequences:
- the fusA gene encoding elongation factor G, translating into MARQVTLEKTRNIGIMAHIDAGKTTTTERILFYTGVSHKLGEVHDGAATMDWMAQEQERGITITSAATTCFWRENRINIIDTPGHVDFTIEVERSLRVLDGAIAVFCSVGGVEPQSETVWRQADKYKVPRMAFVNKMDRVGADFGRGLQMMRDRLGAHPVPLQLPIGKEDTFRGVVDLVEMRAIVWDDESLGAKYEVADIPADMVEEAQAAREKLLEEVSSVDDALMEKYLGGEELSVDELKSGIRKATLGLAFVPVICGSSFKNKGVQTLLDAVIDYMPSPLDVPPIKGIDPDNGSEVTRPADDSGPFAALAFKIMTDPFVGQLTFFRVYSGVAESGAGVINTTKEKKERFGRLLKMHANKREEIKLVYSGDIAAAVGLKYTTTGDTLCDDKAPCLLEAMEFPEPVISIAVEPKTKTDQEKMGVALGKLGQEDPSLRIHTDEETGQTILSGMGELHLEIIVDRMLREFKVGANIGAPQVAYRETITRNVEVEGKFVRQSGGRGQYGHCWLRIEPLEPGSGFKFVDQIKGGVIPREYIPAVGKGAEEAAQNGVVAGFPLVDVQVTVFDGSYHDVDSSEMAFKIAGSMGFKEGAAKAAPVLLEPVMSVEVVVPEEYMGDVMGDLSSRRGRIMGMDSRGSAQVINANVPLANMFGYATDLRSATQGRATYTMTFDHYEPVPKAIADEVIAKVKG